A portion of the Glycine max cultivar Williams 82 chromosome 10, Glycine_max_v4.0, whole genome shotgun sequence genome contains these proteins:
- the LOC100805002 gene encoding uncharacterized protein isoform X2 — protein MDEWKGDEHIPAFGNWDFTNEFPITRYFECATQSRLHNKPRHLRNHIKQETRNKERRCRHVNGNANKGKVYDVREQQRKPNRISKHVQVQVQQHDTVPRTPKPVDEDLYKIPPELLHTTNKRKKLLGFISKCLVLLVCHEHSKLKQ, from the exons ATGGAT GAATGGAAGGGAGACGAACACATTCCAGCGTTTGGGAACTGGGATTTCACCAATGAGTTTCCAATCACTCGTTATTTCGAGTGTGCCACACAGTCCCGTCTTCATAACAAACCTCGTCATCTCCGAAATCATATCAAACAG GAAACGAGGAACAAGGAGAGGAGGTGCCGACATGTTAATGGTAATGCTAACAAAGGAAAAGTGTACGACGTAAGGGAACAGCAGAGGAAGCCAAATAGAATAAGCAAGCATGTGCAGGTGCAGGTACAACAACACGACACCGTTCCACGAACTCCCAAACCTGTTGACGAAGATCTCTATAAGATCCCTCCCGAACTCCTCCACACCACCAACAAACGG AAGAAATTGCTGGGGTTCATTTCCAAGTGTCTTGTACTGCTTGTGTGTCATGAGCATTCTAAACTGAAACAGTGA
- the LOC100805002 gene encoding uncharacterized protein isoform X1 — translation MEGPYPIPVLCCSLIQLAASFNINHRTTLRKRKSNQEWKGDEHIPAFGNWDFTNEFPITRYFECATQSRLHNKPRHLRNHIKQETRNKERRCRHVNGNANKGKVYDVREQQRKPNRISKHVQVQVQQHDTVPRTPKPVDEDLYKIPPELLHTTNKRKKLLGFISKCLVLLVCHEHSKLKQ, via the exons ATGGAGGGTCCCTATCCCATACCTGTACTTTGCTGCTCCCTCATTCAATTGGCCGCTTCATTCAACATCAACCACCGCACCACACTTCGCAAAAGAAAAAGTAATCAA GAATGGAAGGGAGACGAACACATTCCAGCGTTTGGGAACTGGGATTTCACCAATGAGTTTCCAATCACTCGTTATTTCGAGTGTGCCACACAGTCCCGTCTTCATAACAAACCTCGTCATCTCCGAAATCATATCAAACAG GAAACGAGGAACAAGGAGAGGAGGTGCCGACATGTTAATGGTAATGCTAACAAAGGAAAAGTGTACGACGTAAGGGAACAGCAGAGGAAGCCAAATAGAATAAGCAAGCATGTGCAGGTGCAGGTACAACAACACGACACCGTTCCACGAACTCCCAAACCTGTTGACGAAGATCTCTATAAGATCCCTCCCGAACTCCTCCACACCACCAACAAACGG AAGAAATTGCTGGGGTTCATTTCCAAGTGTCTTGTACTGCTTGTGTGTCATGAGCATTCTAAACTGAAACAGTGA